The following are encoded together in the Salvia hispanica cultivar TCC Black 2014 chromosome 6, UniMelb_Shisp_WGS_1.0, whole genome shotgun sequence genome:
- the LOC125195488 gene encoding putative F-box/kelch-repeat protein At3g22730, producing the protein MGFAVCDEACKPLYQFAPPQNQYYFSLPRLERLVVGSANGLLLAWDGYDDILFVCNPFTSEYIELPRLPLGICITGFGVSKISGQYKILCGNQNHRSYHVYTLGRGGGCWRSIAVAPTCGSIVSRNNVGVFFNGNLHWLALGLASNWHIRWSDLEKSIVVCCFDLETELFTSFSLPPRDNSNEHNRNWMCVRGDYQLCVLEDRLCLCNSIKYPFIVIWSMNIYGDTNSWVKAYTIERPQIGEVVFPLKAFANGDLFFAVNTDNQVFTYNKNTNECLVSNGLLDRCDSKFYNIVTYIPSFLSLAAMGIPNVKSLSFY; encoded by the coding sequence ATGGGGTTTGCCGTCTGCGATGAGGCCTGCAAGCCACTTTACCAATTCGCGCCTCCTCAAAATCAATACTATTTCTCTCTTCCTCGTCTTGAACGTTTGGTAGTTGGTTCGGCTAATGGTTTGCTTTTAGCCTGGGATGGATATGATGATATTCTCTTCGTATGCAATCCATTTACAAGTGAATATATCGAGCTTCCTCGTCTTCCTTTAGGTATATGCATAACTGGATTTGGAGTGAGCAAAATAAGTGGACaatacaagattttatgcGGTAATCAAAATCATAGGTCGTATCATGTATACACTctaggaagaggaggagggtgTTGGAGAAGCATTGCAGTAGCGCCAACATGCGGCTCTATAGTGTCTCGGAATAATgttggagtattttttaatggaaatctTCACTGGTTGGCATTAGGGTTGGCATCTAATTGGCATATTCGCTGGTCAGATTTGGAGAAGAGTATTGTTGTTTgttgctttgatcttgaaaccGAGCTCTTTACAAgtttttctcttcctcctcgTGACAATAGTAATGAACATAATAGAAATTGGATGTGTGTGAGAGGCGACTATCAGCTATGTGTTTTGGAGGATCGGCTATGTCTatgcaatagtataaaatatccCTTTATCGTCATCTGGTCGATGAACATCTACGGGGATACGAATTCTTGGGTAAAGGCATATACGATCGAACGACCACAAATAGGAGAAGTTGTTTTCCCGCTCAAAGCTTTTGCAAATGGTGACTTGTTTTTTGCCGTGAATACAGATAATCAAGTATTTACCTACAACAAAAACACTAATGAATGCCTTGTGAGCAATGGTCTTCTTGACCGATGTGACTCTAAATTTTACAACATCGTCACTTATATCCCAAGCTTTCTCTCGCTTGCAGCTATGGGGATTCCCAATGTTAAGTCATTAAGTTTTTATTAG
- the LOC125197095 gene encoding chlorophyll a-b binding protein 8, chloroplastic → MATQALLSSSSISTSAELARQILGATPLRSSRKVSFLVKAASTPPVKQGANRQLWFASQQSLSYLDGSLPGDYGFDPLGLSDPEGTGGFIEPKWLAYGEIINGRFAMLGAAGSIAPEILGKAGLIPQETALPWFQTGVIPPAGTYNYWADNYTLFVLEMALMGFAEHRRLQDWYNPGSMGKQYFLGLEKGLGGSGNPAYPGGPFFNPLGFGKDEKSLNDLKLKEVKNGRLAMLAILGYFVQALVTGVGPYQNLLDHLADPVNNNVLTSLKFH, encoded by the exons ATGGCTACACAAGCATTGCTCTCTTCTTCATCCATCTCCACCTCCGCCGAGCTCGCAAGGCAAATCCTTGGCGCAACGCCCCTCCGCTCCTCGAGGAAAGTTTCCTTCCTCGTCAAGGCCGCTTCCACTCCTCCCGTCAAG CAAGGAGCTAACCGCCAACTCTGGTTCGCATCCCAACAAAGCCTCTCCTACTTGGATGGAAG CCTCCCCGGCGACTACGGGTTCGACCCGTTGGGCCTGTCGGACCCGGAAGGCACCGGAGGGTTCATCGAGCCCAAATGGCTAGCCTACGGCGAGATCATCAACGGGCGTTTCGCCATGCTTGGGGCGGCCGGGTCAATTGCTCCCGAGATCCTCGGCAAGGCCGGCCTGATCCCTCAGGAAACCGCCCTTCCGTGGTTCCAGACAGGAGTGATTCCCCCGGCCGGGACCTACAACTACTGGGCCGACAACTACACCTTGTTCGTCCTTGAGATGGCGCTCATGGGGTTCGCGGAGCACAGGAGGTTACAGGACTGGTACAATCCGGGCTCCATGGGGAAGCAGTACTTCCTGGGGCTGGAGAAGGGGCTTGGGGGTTCAGGCAACCCAGCCTACCCTGGCGGCCCCTTCTTCAACCCCTTAGGGTTCGGGAAGGACGAAAAGTCCTTGAATGACTTGAAGCTGAAGGAAGTGAAGAACGGAAGGCTAGCCATGCTGGCAATCCTGGGCTACTTTGTCCAGGCTTTGGTCACCGGGGTCGGCCCGTACCAGAACCTCCTGGATCATCTGGCCGACCCGGTGAACAACAATGTCCTCACCAGCCTCAAGTTTCACTAA